A region of the Sodalis ligni genome:
ACCTGGCTAATGCAGTGGGCGAAGTGCGGGAAGCAGTGGATTTTCTCCGTTATTACGCCGGCCAGATTAAATGCATCGACGACGGCGATCTGAGGCCATTGGGCCCGGTGGCCTGTATCAGTCCGTGGAATTTTCCCCTGTCGATTTTATCGGCCAGGTATCGGCGGCGCTGGCGGCCGGGAATACCGTACTGGCCAAACCGGCGGAACAGACCCCGCTGATTGCCGCCCAGGCCGTGGCGCTGCTGCTGGAAGCAGGGTCCCCCGGCGCGTTGCAGCTGTTGCCCGGCGACGGAGAAACCGTCGGTGCGGCCCTGGTGGCGGACTCAAGAATTCGCGGCGTCTTGTTTACCGGGTCCACCGCCGTGGCGGCCGCCATCAATAAAACCCTGGCAACCCGCTTGAATCCACAGGGACGCACGGTGCCGCTGATTGCCGAGACCGGCGGGCTGAACGCCCTGAGAGTGGAACCCTCAGTCCCCACCGCGCAGGTGGTGACCGATATTATCGCCTCGGCCTTTGACAGCGCCGGCCAGCGCTGTTCGGCGCTGCGGCTGCTGTGCGTACAGGAAGAGGTGGCCGAACGCACCCTCACCATGCTGCGGGGCGCCATGGCGGAGTGCGTGCTGGGGGATCCCCGCCGCCTCTCCACCGATATCGGGCCGGTCAATGACCTGGCGGCCAAACGGTTGATCGAAGATCATATTGCCGCCATGAGCGAAGCCGGGCATCTCGTATGGCAGGCCCCCCAAGGCGCTGCCGATACGCGGCCGGACTCTTTGCCAGCAAATCTTGAAGCCGGTACCTTTGTGCCGCCGACGTTGATTGAACTGGAGCATGTCGGCGAACTGGATAAAGAAGTTTTCGGTCCGGTGCTGCACGTGGTGCGCTACCGGCGCAGCGATCTGGCCCGGTTAATCGGCCAAATCAATGACAGCGGCTATGGTCTTACCCTGGGGTTGCATACCCGCATTGATGAGACCATCGAGCAGGTGGTGGCGCTGGCGCGGGTGGGCAATGCTTATATCAACCGCAATATGGTGGGCGCCGTGGTGGGGGTACAACCCTTCGGCGGCGAAGGGCTTTCGGGCACCGGTCCCAAGGCCGGCGGTCCTCTTTATCTTTACCGCCTGCTGTCCCACCGTCCGATAGATTGCCCACCGGCATCCTTGCGGCTGCTGGATAAAAGCCCGGCGGCGCAGCCAACGGAAGAACTCGCGCCGGCGCTCCGGGCGCTGGCGGCATGGACTGAGGAAAAATATGGCGCCGGACAGGCCGCGCTGTTCCGTCGTTTCGGCGCGCTGTCCCAGGCCGGGACAACGCGGCTGTTAACCGGCCCTACCGGCGAGCAGAATACCTATCGCCTGCTGCCCAGGGAGCGGGTGCTCTGTCTGGCGGAGGACGATACGGATCTGTTAACCCAGCTGGCCGCCGTGTTCGCTACGGGCGCCACCGCACTGTGGGCCGATACGCCGGCGGCGCGTTTATTGTTCAATGCCCTGCCGCTGCCGGTCCGGCAAAAAATCCTGTACAATGCGGACTGGCCCGCCGCCGCCGAGCCCCTTCATGCGGTGCTGTTTCACGGCGATTCGGATAAACTGCTCGCCCTGTGCGGCGCTGTCGCCCGGCGCCCCGGCCCTATTATTCAGGTACACGGCTACGCACGGGGCGATGCGGCCATTTTGCTGGAGCCGTTGCTGATTGAGCGTTCGGTGAGCGTAAACACGGCCGCTGCCGGCGGCAATACCAGCCTGATGACGTTGGAGGAAGGCTTTTAAGCGGCATCGGCGCGGTCTCCCTTTAACAGGTTGGTTGCACGTTCGGTGCTGGCGGGCTTACCGTGCCATGTGGCGCTCGGTCGGGCGGGAGAACCACGCCCGATTCGACCACATTGGCGCGGTCTCCCTTTAACCGGTTCGTTGCACGATCGGAGGTAGCGGGCCTACCGTGCCATGTGGCGCTCGGTCGGGCGGAAAACCACGCCCGATTCGACCACATCGGCGCGGTCTCCCTTTAACACGCTCGGTTTACGCCTCGGAGCTATTCGACTCAGTGACTATTTTGCATCGGGTCCGGAAGGGAAGGATTATTTTCCCTACATATCAGAAACTACGCTGCCAATCCAGATATTGGTTATATTTTCGCAGCGCTATGCGATAATTGCTTTGCCCGGCATCGGGCACTTCGTCGATAAGATTTTGCGGTCCGCTCGGGCGCTCAAATTTATCGTGGGGATAATTTCTGGCCGCCAGTATTTCATCCAGGCGCCGCAGGCGAACCACATATTCACGAATAGTGCTGTGGCTCATTGCCGTCTGTTCAAATAGATATTGCTTGAAGGCTTTGATGTCGAAATAATTCGGTTCGGCGTGGCAGGATATTACGCTGCAAAACCGGCATAATGCCATGAGTTCTTTATTCAGATTGTGCCAGACCTGATCGTCGATCAGTTGATCCATGCCGGCGATGGCTTCTTTATTGATGATCTGTCCGCGAAATACCAGAGTCATGCGGTCCAGAGGCTTGCCGCATTGGCAGCAGTGCGTTTGGCTGTGCTTGAAATCTTTTAAATAGCGGCTCAATGGCCGCTTTTTTTCCACTTTGGCTAACATAGTGTTTTCCCTAGTGCTGATGAATAGTGCTGGTGAATAGTGCTGATAATGGTGCTAATAAATAGCGCTGTTAAAGCGTGTTGGTAAAAGTGCATAAAATAAAACCGCCCAGTGAGAATAGGGTCAGATATCGCTGTCAAGCCGCGACCGTAAACGTTTAATTGCCTGACTGTGCAATTGGCTTACCCGCGATTCGCCGACCTCCAAAACCGCACCGATCTCTTTCAGGTTCAGTTCTTCCTGGTAATAAAGCACCAATACCATTTTTTCTCTTTCAGGTAAGGCATCTATGGCTTCTATTACACGTTCACGTAACTTGCCTTCCATTAATACATTGAGCGGATTGGCTTCCTCGTGCCCCGGCAGTAAATTATCGACGCTGTCGCCATGATCTTCACACCATTCATCATAGGAGAAGAGCTGGCTGTTATTGGTATCCAATAATATCTGCCGATATTCCTGCAGCGAAATATTCAAGGTCTGAGCCACTTCCTGTTCCGATGCGGCCCGGCCCAACTGCTGCTCGGCCTGATGGATGGCCTGGGCGACTTCCCGTGCATGGCGCCGTACGCTGCGCGGCACCCAGTCCCGGCTGCGCAGTTCATCAAGCATCGCGCCGCGGATGCGTTGTACCGCATAGGTGGTAAAGGCCGTTCCCTGCAGGGAATCGTACCGTTCCACCGCGCTCAACAGGCCGATTCCCCGGCCTGCAGCAAATCGTCCAACTCTACGCTGGCGGGAAGCCTGACCTGTAACCGCAGGGCCTCATGACGGACCAGAGGGATATAGCGCTGCCAAAGGGTCTGCTTATCGATTACGCCCGCGGCAGTATACAAATCGCTCACCATGCCTCACCCTACATTGATCCTGTTATCGATGTTATTATCCCTAGGTAAGACAAGATCAATCGCTGGAATAGTCACCCAAATACCCCTCTGTTTGCGCCTTGCCGCTCCTTGCATATGTATGAAAAATGTTATTGATAATTAACGGCAGGTTATCGAAATATCACACTGTCTCACCTGCATCCCGCTGTCGTTTGTGATAAAAAACCCCGCCGAAAAGCGGGGTTGAACCTGGATAAAACAGGCGCTATGGCTTATTTCAGCAGAGACAGAACGGTCTGCGGAACCTGGTTGGCTTGGGCCAGTACGGAAGTACCGGCCTGTTGCAGGATCTGCGCCTTGCTCATATTGGAGACTTCCGTCGCGTAGTCGGCATCCTGGATACGGGATTGCGCTTCGCTCAGGTTGGTGGTGGTGCTGCTCAGGTTGTCGATGGTGGAATCCAGACGGTTCTGGATGGCACCCAGATTGGAACGCATGGTATCCACGTCCGACAAGGCTTTATCCAACGTTGCCAAAGCGTCGTTGGTAGCCGGGCCGGCAATGGCTTTGCTGGAATCCACGGAAACCGTCGCTGCGCCATCATCACCCACGGTAACCGTGGCGGCATAGGACATACACTTGGAGTCCTGGACAAAATAATTGCCCTTGGAATCCTGCACCAGGCTATCACCGGACATATCCTTGCCGCTGGCATCGGTAATGGAGATCGACGTTACGGCAGTATTATTGATCTTGGTGGCTGCCGTATCAGCTATGAAATCATTTTTGTCGGCATCGCCTGGATTCACAGCGAAAGTACCCTTGGTTTCATTGCCTACGGTAACGGTGGTAGTAGTTCCGTCACTGCTGATTGACGCCGCGCTGTATAAGGCATCGGCAGTCTTGACGTAATAATTACCGCTATCATCTGTCACAAGAGAACCGGTGACTGATTTGCCGGAGGCATCTTTAAAGGCCATAGTTGCCGTGGTGGTGGCGCTGCTTTGATTACTGGTGGTGGTGGTGCCGTTGGTGACACTTTCACCCAGGCTCACCACGACGCCTGTGCCTACCGCTGCCAGGGCGCTGACAGTAGGAGCAGCGGGAGTTGCGACAGTAGCGGTAAAATCGGTGCCATCAGTTGTTGTACCGGCGGTTGCACTGTCAGGATCGACGGTGACTTGCCCGGCAGCATTAACAGATACGGCTTTATACAGCGTAACATTGCTGCCGGTACCCGGTACGGAAAGATAGGTATTGCCGCCTTCGGTTACCAGAGAACCACTAAGGGTATTCGTGCCATCGGTAAAAGTAAGATCGGCAACATCATCGGCAGTGGTAGTGCCGGTAACGCCAGCCAATGTGCCCGCAACACTCGGATCATCTGTTCCGTTGACTAGCTTTATGCCATCGGTAAAGTCGGCAATCGCCGGTGTCGTCGGTGCTCCTGCTGCAGGCGTAGTATCCGTCTTGACAGTCGTAGTCTGACCTTGCGCGCCATTTACATTAAACGTACCCAATCCCAGGGTTTTGGCATCAACTTGCTGCAAATTGATGGAGATGGTCTGGCCGTCATCGGCGCCAACCTGAACCGACAGGCTCTTGTCAGCACTCAGTACCTTCACGCCGTTGAAGTCGGTTTGTTGGGAGATACGGTCCACTTCAGCCAAGCGCTGGGTCACTTCATCCTGGATGGACTGCAGGTCGCTGGCGGAGTTGGTGCCGG
Encoded here:
- the fliZ gene encoding flagella biosynthesis regulatory protein FliZ, producing the protein MLAKVEKKRPLSRYLKDFKHSQTHCCQCGKPLDRMTLVFRGQIINKEAIAGMDQLIDDQVWHNLNKELMALCRFCSVISCHAEPNYFDIKAFKQYLFEQTAMSHSTIREYVVRLRRLDEILAARNYPHDKFERPSGPQNLIDEVPDAGQSNYRIALRKYNQYLDWQRSF
- a CDS encoding flagellin, whose translation is MAQVINTNSISLLAQNNLNKSQSALGTAIERLSSGLRINSAKDDAAGEAIANRFTSNINGLTQASRNANDGISLAQTTEGALDEVNDNLQAIRTLTVQAQTGTNSASDLQSIQDEVTQRLAEVDRISQQTDFNGVKVLSADKSLSVQVGADDGQTISINLQQVDAKTLGLGTFNVNGAQGQTTTVKTDTTPAAGAPTTPAIADFTDGIKLVNGTDDPSVAGTLAGVTGTTTADDVADLTFTDGTNTLSGSLVTEGGNTYLSVPGTGSNVTLYKAVSVNAAGQVTVDPDSATAGTTTDGTDFTATVATPAAPTVSALAAVGTGVVVSLGESVTNGTTTTSNQSSATTTATMAFKDASGKSVTGSLVTDDSGNYYVKTADALYSAASISSDGTTTTVTVGNETKGTFAVNPGDADKNDFIADTAATKINNTAVTSISITDASGKDMSGDSLVQDSKGNYFVQDSKCMSYAATVTVGDDGAATVSVDSSKAIAGPATNDALATLDKALSDVDTMRSNLGAIQNRLDSTIDNLSSTTTNLSEAQSRIQDADYATEVSNMSKAQILQQAGTSVLAQANQVPQTVLSLLK